TATGTAGGTTGATTTGGAGGGTAAATTCACAAGATAGTGAGAATTACAAAACAAAGGTAATAATCTTTCGAGGTATTTTTTTCGTGATGCACATTGTTGtagattatgttttattttatttattgtgttTGCTTTTAAAATGATTTTGAGTTTCTGATAGGTGACGACAATATCAGAGAGAAAGGTATTCACTCCTCAAGAGCTCGAAAAAAAAGGGTATATAAATTATATACGTGTTGTTACTCTTTTAGTCTGTTCCAAACTTAATAGTTATAGTGCTAATTCATATTTAGTAACTTTGAATTTTAGGGGTGATATTTTTCTAAATTCAAATTGATTTTCGTTATCTCTTCATTGCTCACAATAGGGGGAGAGAGAGTGTGTATAATTATCTTTACATGCCCCCCAAACAAATGATAACATGAAAAGTATGTCATTGTTTTCCTACGCATATGCAAACAATAGAAAAAAGTCGGAACCACAAAAAGGACTTAACTTCCTCAAAATCTGCtatatagaatttttttttatggtGTTTTAAAGATGTTGTTTCGCCAATAGTTTCATAAAAATGAAAAATGTGTATTATGGTGTACAACATATAATatgttttcttaaatatttaaatatctaTATCTTATTCTTAAAATTAGATTTATATAGATAAAGATTAGATTGTAAATCCATAACAGATGTTTCAAAATTATATTTATTGGACAAAGAGGTTGATAAAAAATTTGATGTGTTCTGAGCTTTCTAAATTTATAAGGCTATTTTGTGGTTGAATGTAAAAAATAAAGTATATAAAAGGAGAACAAATCTAAAAAAACGTACAAAATTATAAGAACAAAGATCATTAAGAAAAGACTCCTTCAAGAAATATTAAAGTGTTTTGCTATGTAATTTATTGGCATGTAATTTTTATTAGCTAAATGAAAATAGATAATGTTGAAAGAAGAGGACGAGATAGCGAGAGAGTCCCAACTTAAAAGCTGATTTTTAAATTAAGCatgaaaaatataaatgtaaaaagtCACTAaataaaaattttattttttatctccgAGCATTAGAAAAAGGACCAGAGACTATGTCGATAGTATCACCGCGTGAAGCGCGAATAAGTTTACTAGTGGAGTATAATGTAGTGTAAACATTAAAGTCCATGGATATTCCTCCCCCgcacacacccccccccccccccccccccccgccccggCTCCCAATTGTTTACCAGGAACAGGATATACTGTACCACTTTATGGGCTCTTTATGAGTTCAAATGGGCTTATCGAGCCTTTAAACTAAAAGACCATCCGAGATGTGGTTCTTCGCACAAATGGTCCTATTTCGagtgttctttaattttttgcccCTTCaattgtggtctttaattttttcccttcagcACTTTTAGCGCGGCATAAACTACATTCTGGCTGGCATAATTAGTGTTTAACTTCgacatatgtatcataacatctCACAAGTTATGCCGAACAAGGTAAAACTttcaacataatctgaaaaaaaTACATAAGTTTAGGCTTCACTCGACATAGCTAGCGTTTAGCTTCGACATATGTATCATCATATCCACACAAGTTATGCCGGAAAGACAAAACTTTCGGCACTCATCATAATCTGAAAAATACTACACGACTTATGctgcataacttaattcctacagaaCTTAGCCGAGCAAGGCAAAAGTTTAATTTtcaaagataaaaatgttacAAAGCTTATGCCGAGTGAAATATATCTGGATATCTTCATTAAATTAGTAGTAGGAGAAAAATTAAGGACCGCAGATATgagggacaaaagttaaagactagTGCGTTTGAaggaaatccgtgcaaaaaatTGGTTTCTTTTGGGTCATTGGCACTTATGTCCTTATTttgtgatggtctttaatttttgcacctCATACCAAACAACTTTTTCGCtgggcataagtttatattttcatatcataatatctcacaaagGTATGTCCCGTagccttaaagaacttatgtccATTGGGCATAACTTCGATCgctaaagggcaaaaattaaagaccaacccatctGAAAGGAAAGTCATGCAATTTCTTCGTCCTTACATGCAATTCAATGACATCCAGAAAATTATGATTTACACGGtaaaatataacttataattaaaaaatgaaaaaaaaatcatatataatGACGGGTCCGTCCATAACTATGAAAAATAGCGACATTTTGAGTAATTACGAAACATAGCGAGATATTAGTTTCAAAATGTAGCGGAATACTCTGTCTTCGAGCGCAGGCCAAATATTTTGTATCCGCCCGCATATCGTGCATTATAAGTGTATCTGCGTGCATACAATATCTTTGCCTAACTGAAGTCGCACGGATATAAGATCAACTTACATACACTTCAATACATCAGCCCCCACACATACAACTTACATGAAAACATGCCCTTTACatacatacaagttctaggggtgtTCACAAACAATcgaaaaatcaaatcaaaccgaAAATCGAATCAAACTGAAGAAAAAAACttgttggtttgatttgattttggtttttCATTTTATAAACCTATcaaatttgatttgattttaagcaaaaaataactgaaataaccgaaccaaaccgacaaataAATATCTATCTAAATATTATAGATGCATacacacacacagacacacaTGAAATTTTACGATATTAAACTTTTGCACTCTTGATTCATAATCTATATTTTTGCCTTTATAGTAATCCAATTTTTGTATTTACTTTTTAGTTtgatttgttatttttattttgataattCTAAGAATCTATTTCTTGTTCAAAATAACTTGTTTTTGAGTCCTTTAATTATTCATCAAGATAAAATCACAACTAGATCTTTAATTTATTGCACAAAAACAAATTcattgtaagtttttttttttttttatgttcctTGAAAATGGATAAATTCTTAGGTGATGCATACAAATTCTTGGAGAAAGTACATATATAACTTGATTAGTTTTATATTTCTTTCTCTTCTCAAATAGTAATAATTGATTTGGTAGTGGTTTGCTAGAAAATAATCAATTTAATATGTGCTTGGACgtatattatcatatatttaaataaaaatcgAAAAAACCCACAAAAACCCAAGCAATGAAAAACCGACTTAATTGATTTGATTCTAACACTTAAAAAACCAACTAAGTTGGTTTGATCATCTTTTAGAGGATAACCGACTCAAAccaaaccatgaacacccctacatATACAACACGCACTTGTATGTCATCACACTTGTAATTTATGAAATACACTTATATCATTACCATAAatcacactactaaaaaaatgggCATTTTCGACCACACTTTTGGTCGAAAAAAAATCGATCACGGGCGGTCGAAATTTGaagaatttaattttttataGAATTTCGATCACACCGGGTCaattttttaatagaaaaaatgcatttcgaccacgtgtggtcgaaattaatttttatacaaataataaatgggaaaaaaacattttatacataattaaattatatatataaaaaaaattaaataaaaaataaaaataaaaatctaatttCGACTACATGTGGTCGAAATAATTAAATCAAAGTCGGTCAAATCTGACTTAattattttcgaccacatgtggtcgaaaatttcAAAAGATTTAGACCGGATGTCTCtttaattttcttttcattttccccCTTCTCTttcactctcttctctctccctctcctctctctACCATCCCACCACCCGACTACCCCACCCCCTCCTTAGACGGTCAACGCCATCAGATGTCGCCGCTGTTTCCGACCAGCAATCGTCGCCACCAGACGCCGCCAGCTCAGGTGTTTTTTTCCTTCCTCAATCTCATGAAGACAACCCCCAAATTGAACTAGTGCTCAAACTTGTATTTCAATACCATGTTATCAGTTACATTACCTTCCATATTTAGTAGATTTGATAACTTTATTTAGTGTTCAATAGTTGTTTTGGGGTTTATATTATGTTATTTTTTTTAGGGATTTGAATTGAAATAGaatgaaatattgaaattgaatgttgttgttgctgtATTTGGCATCACTTTGGGGTTTCTGCACTCTATGTTAATCAATGAATCTTTTAGTTATGGTTTGTAATAATTTCCTTTAGGATGAAAACTGTTAAACAAAGGCCCTCACCTCGATCAGGTAAGAACATTTTAAGCTTTTGTGTTCTGTTTATCCTCATTCGGTCTAGAGAGAGGATTTGGACTCCTCAAGGTAATTGTaattcttttcaatttttttttttatagtatgAGGTTGACTAAAGCAGAGAAGTGtgcaaaattgaagaaaatgaggAAAGAGGCTAAGAAACAGGCAAAAGAGGTGGCAGAAAACTCAAGGATGTTTAGCGAATACCTCAAGCTGAAGTCTTGGTATGTCATTATATGCAGGATTGTAGATCCCCTTTGATTTCCTCAGCAGCTAGCTTTTACAATTTCAAGATGCTTTCTCTTAATATTTGCCCAAATTTCTTCCAGTTCTCTTcatcttcattttttttctttctaaatctGTGTTAATTTGTGTTATGTTGTATCAGTTTGTTGACATTGGAAAGTTTGATGGGTATATATTTGTTTTCAATACCATGTTATCAGTTACATTACCTTCTATATTTAGTAGATTTGATAACTTTATTTAGTGTTCAATAGTTGTTTTGGGGTTTATATTATGTTATTTATTTTAGGGATTTGAATTGAAATAGAATGAAATATTGAAgttgaatgttgttgttgttgttgttcagcAAGAATAAAGCTTCAgcttcttttattatttttgtcATGGGATATCCCTCATTTTTTATGAGTTTACTAGCAATTCTATTTTTCACACATTGAAGCCTGTTCCAATCAAGTAAATAGTTACAGCGAGGTTACCTCCTctgttttgtatttttttttttgttgctatacatatgaaaaggcaTGCATCTTTTGATAATAATGTTATTTGTGATGGTAGCCTTAATCTGGTCCGGATGTATTACATCACTTCTGTACACTTTTTCCTTTTTCACCAAATGTGCATTGTGTTCAATCGAAATACAAATAGAGAACTCTGGTTATGGTTCTAGTTTACTGCTACATCTAATTGACTggtgattttcatccattcagtGCAAGGCAAGTGGACAAGTTCTTCTAATTGTAATACATTACTGGATCCCTTGAATGGGCAACCATTCATTAAAGTTGCAGAAGTAAACGAATCAGAATTGCAGGTGAATAATTTGGATGCATCATAATTCTTTGCGCTGTATTTTTCTAGACGAGTCTTTCAACCTGTGGAGTCTGTTATTCTGTACAACTGACTTGTTACTTTATGGCCAACTATTAGTTCGGTCACATAAAGACTTCTCCATTCTAGTATGAAATCTTTAACATCAAAGATTGGCTCATAGTGATGATTCTATAATTCCTTTTGTCGCCTGTGCAACCATTTGTGGAGAGCTTGTCCAAGTGCCCAAAACATGGTCTACATAATCCATTCAAAGCACCAGAAAGGTTTGCTTtaattttttgttctttttcttgttttttgtgATGTTCTCTAGCTGAACAGTGTATAGGATGAGCCTTTAATGACTTGTGAATTTTTATACAAAGGAAGAAATCATGACTTTAGAGAATGTATCGAGTGACACCGTTTTTTGCAGGTACCTAATGTTAGGAGACGTATCTACAAAAGCAGCTCATGCGCTTGGCTTGTCTGAGGTAAGATATATTCAAGCAAGGATGCTGGTGTTCGCTTAGCCATTTTTACGGATAGTTCATAACTTCATAATTAATTCTTATcctcttaattttttttgttttgtttttttgtttctttttggtCTTTCAGGTTTCTGACTTCTTTGCTAAGCTAATACAACGGATGTCTCCTAAGAGTTTCCAACAAGCTCTTGGTGAGGTTTCCGTGACGCAGAAATTTCTGGAAAATTTTCGTGGTGATCAGGTAGATTCTAAAACTATTACCTCGTACGTTCTACGTTATACAAGGGCTATCTAAGAAAGAAAATCCACATGATTTTATTGCTGCTTTATGTTATTTCAACAATTTTGTGTCTACTCATTCgttgtttgtttttattttttgttgttcTGTTAATGTTAGTAGCTTATTTGACATTGAAATATTTAAAAGCTTTGACTTCAGGTTCAGGAAGGACTTGTTTCCAGGGGAATCATTTCTCCGTTTTCTTTAACATTACTGTCAGATCAAACACTGAACACCTGATTTATTTGGCAGGTTCGCTTTCTAGCTAGGTCTTTCGCAGTACCAGGAAATCATCTGGGGCAGCAGAGCTATGGTTTTCGCTGGCCTTATGGACCTGTAAGCACCATTCTGGCAAATTGTTGACTAATTTAATTGGAAGTGTTAAACAAAAGGGTCTTCTAATGCTATCTTTCACTTTGAAACTGAGATCTAAAGGAGCAGTTTTAGAACTAAAATCACTAAATTTATGGGAATAAAAATTCTTCACTAGTTCAGAATAGTGTAAAAGTTGTGTTATATATCTGCGGGAATCATTTTTTATGAATGTCTTCCTGCTAATTTAAGGATTTAACCTAGATTGCTTTTGGGCATAGTGCTCATAGTGGTAAAATTAACAGCAcataggttttttttttacattcccCAGCTGTGACTTTCTTATGTGATTAATCGAAGTTTGTACTTCAATTGTTAAAGGTTCTCACACTGCCCACTTTTAAACTTTACTTTGTAGGTGGCAGTTATTACTCCCTTTAATTTTCCTTTGCTTCAGCTGATGGGAGCGTTGTACATGGATTCTAATTCGGCTATGTTTAAATGGATATGTATATTATGTTTAAgagtttgaatgtagttttaatttgAATTAGAAGTACTTTTAATTTTAAGATGTTAAAGTGTTTGAACGCAGTTTataatgtttaagtgtttgaatggacaatgtttaagtgttcaagtgtttgaacattgtttatggttgttgtgttgcattgttgatgaattggatgACTGTTTTGAttgatgaatttggttatttgaaAATAGGCAGGTTGGATGTCAAAAACAGGCAAATGTTGGAAAAAATATTCCAGATTTTCGACCACAGGTGGTCGAAAGTCAGCCCAGATActtcacaatttcgaccacatgtggtcgaaattgtacccagaaaataaaatttcgaccacgtgtggtcgaaatttagcaatattgttgccagatttcgaccacatgtggtcgaaaatctgggcccaatttacaa
The nucleotide sequence above comes from Lycium barbarum isolate Lr01 chromosome 3, ASM1917538v2, whole genome shotgun sequence. Encoded proteins:
- the LOC132630096 gene encoding delta-1-pyrroline-5-carboxylate dehydrogenase 12A1, mitochondrial-like isoform X1, whose protein sequence is MRLTKAEKCAKLKKMRKEAKKQAKEVAENSRMFSEYLKLKSWYLMLGDVSTKAAHALGLSEVSDFFAKLIQRMSPKSFQQALGEVSVTQKFLENFRGDQVRFLARSFAVPGNHLGQQSYGFRWPYGPVAVITPFNFPLLQLMGALYMDSNSAMFKWICILCLRV
- the LOC132630096 gene encoding delta-1-pyrroline-5-carboxylate dehydrogenase 12A1, mitochondrial-like isoform X2, encoding MTLENVSSDTVFCRYLMLGDVSTKAAHALGLSEVSDFFAKLIQRMSPKSFQQALGEVSVTQKFLENFRGDQVRFLARSFAVPGNHLGQQSYGFRWPYGPVAVITPFNFPLLQLMGALYMDSNSAMFKWICILCLRV